The Desulfobacterales bacterium genome includes the window GGCCCTTCGACTGGGGCATCGAATGTCTATTGATATTGATCTTTTTGTTCATATGGCAAGAAATCAAGCGGATAATCACTCAATCGTTGAAGATGTAAACAGACCCGCCAAAAATCGTGACTTACTTATGAGAAGTACTGCAAAATAATCCTGAGAATCCTGTCAATAATGACGCTGCCGCAGACATGGCATCTTTGTCCGAATCGACAGCCGAAGGTTCTTTCCGGCGCACCCGATTCGGACAAAAATCCTTCGCGTCCATCGCCTGCCTGTGCGGGTTCGCACGCAGACAGGCGCCTTAGCGGTTCAAATTGTTTTTATCCGGGGAACATTCGCTGTGCACACTCTGCACCAACGTTCCCTTCGACGATAAAAATCCCCATATTATAATGAACAGCAAATCATAATGGATAACCAGGACATCCGCACCTTAAAAATTCTTGAAGAGATTGACAATGACCACGTCCCGAGCCAGAGGGATTTAGCCAAAAAGCTGAACGTTTCCTTGGGGTTGGTCAATTCCTTTATCA containing:
- a CDS encoding nucleotidyl transferase AbiEii/AbiGii toxin family protein, with the protein product MAIKEFVKSVAPEHVLNLLQQLMHDQQFNKFYLVGGTSLALRLGHRMSIDIDLFVHMARNQADNHSIVEDVNRPAKNRDLLMRSTAK